A portion of the Calothrix sp. 336/3 genome contains these proteins:
- a CDS encoding non-ribosomal peptide synthetase has translation MVAIQSKPTITSEDLFTQKVYWLNQLSDELPETNLITDYVRPAIYTGKQKSVSFQLSAHLSAAILSLSNNSYLSTYLILLSAFSVLMQKYTGNTDNILGSPAYHFTEIDSNLNQVLPLRINVDKNQTFKDLLLQVKATTINAYCHQNYPIDELTQLLNLPNQQNRYPFCDIVLLLENIHQQNDITNISNDVTLSFKLIDNLLLGRIDYNEHLFREDAIKCLIKSYLNVLECVISNYHTKITDISFLSIEEQHQLLEEFNHKTKQYPITQTIDQLFDQQAQATPDRIAVEAANSQLTYQQLNAKANQLAKLLQNIGIKKGEIVGILKERDINFLIGILAIYKAGGAYLPIDSQYPPERIKYMVSNSEVKIILTDSSCLDMFIDLAGNNLNLKSLVCLENAENLKNYAELTDINIYNQLHFQHLSTDIFITSNTGTDAAYMLYTSGSTGLPKGAIVRHDGAINHIYAQFDELELTADFVFLQSAPSSTDISVWQFLAPLLIGGKTVIVDTESGFIPEKLFKVIQEKSITVVELVPAVFGGLIDYICQLPEDQRQLPDLKWMMVVGEPVSVKRVNQWLSLYPSIRIADAYGPTEAADDITQFIIDQPLPENQRTVSIGQPLTNLNIYIIDRETRLVPIGFPGEICVSGIGVGDGYWQNPEKTKLSFVPNPFPNATKKLPAGNPDLMYKTGDLGRWLPDGNIEFLGRIDNQVKIRGFRVELEEIEAMLRQHSSVRETVVIVREDNGDKRLVAYVVPQIECSADLVSELRQLLKQRLPQHMMPSAFMLLDDLPLAPSGKVDRRALPAPDFTQLQSEKTFVAASTPIQEILMGIWAEVLSLEKVGIHDNFFELGGHSLLATRVISKVRQAFEVELPLRRLFEQPTIAGLATVIDKIIKAEIGLDAPPIERVSRDEELILSFAQQRLWFLTQLQPNSPFNNLCAAFRLQGELNIQALQQSFSEIVCRHEVLRTNFQTVAGKPVQIIASESNFSLPIVDLSNLAADLQTIQIEQLTQTEAQQPFNLQTDLMLRAKLLRLGEQEYLLLLTVHHIASDGWSIGVFVQELSTLYQAFCSGQISNLSALPIQYADFAAWQRRWLVGDVLESQLAYWRQHLEGAPALLELPTDYTRPAVQTFRGAYCNFEISAEQTAALKSFSQEQGCTLFMTLLAAFKTLLYRYTGNEDIVVGSPIANRNRAEIEGLIGFFVNTLVLRTKLAGNITFEELLGRVREVALGAYSHQDLPFDLLVEELQPQRSLSYAPLFQVMFVLQNAPMSEIELSGLNLSLLENDNGTAKFDLTLFMEETAAGIVGTFEYSTDLFEADTIQRMAQHLQILLAGIVSDPQQQLWELPLLSEAEKTLLAKWNDTQAAYRQECIHELFVAQVERTPDAVAVVCEDVETGYIASLTYKELNRRANQLAHYLQKLGVGKEVLVGICVERSLDMIVGLLGILKAGGAYLPLDPAYPQQRLAFMLADAGVSFVICHESFVDKFDKTTVVCIDTEWDQIAQASQENPVSGTTAENLAYVIYTSGSTGKPKGVLGLHQGAVNRFHWMWKTYPFTEGEVCCQKTSLNFVDSVWEIFGPLLQGVKTVIIGDRTVKDPQQFMETLAQHHVTRLVLVPSLLRVLLDSRNLQARLPKLKLWVTSGEALSIDLLQQFRQILPDSTLLNLYGSSEVSADVTCYSITPPEPLPEQVAIGRAIANTQIHVLDQYLQPVPIGVTGEVYVSGAGLARGYIHEPEMTANRFISKDGITLYKTGDLARYLADGNLEFLGRIDNQVKLRGFRIELGEIAAILRQSPKIREAVVVVKEEQQQLIAYVVSEEKEVIISELQCLLKEKLPEYMLPSVFVRLEALPLLPNGKVDYQSLPIPEGMRPQLEQQLLLPQTEAEKTIADIWQEVLQLDEVGIHDNFFELGGHSLLLIRVHSKLQEVFQQDFALVEMFQYPTISQLGIFFSQEKSAELSVGMSVSIQRRKEIRRKAHAKAQRRREEE, from the coding sequence ATGGTTGCAATTCAAAGTAAACCTACAATTACATCTGAAGATTTATTTACACAAAAAGTTTATTGGTTAAATCAATTATCTGATGAACTACCAGAGACAAATTTAATTACAGACTATGTTAGACCAGCCATTTACACTGGTAAGCAAAAATCAGTTAGTTTCCAATTATCTGCTCACCTGTCAGCAGCTATTCTCTCACTCAGCAATAATTCTTATTTATCAACATATTTAATTTTGTTGTCTGCATTCAGTGTATTGATGCAGAAATATACTGGCAATACTGATAATATTCTTGGTTCTCCTGCTTACCACTTCACAGAAATTGATAGCAACTTAAATCAAGTTTTACCCCTGCGGATTAACGTTGATAAAAATCAAACATTTAAAGATTTACTGCTCCAAGTTAAAGCAACTACAATCAACGCCTATTGTCATCAAAATTATCCCATTGATGAATTAACGCAACTCTTAAATTTACCCAATCAGCAAAATCGTTATCCCTTTTGTGACATTGTTCTTCTCTTAGAAAATATTCATCAACAAAATGACATTACGAATATCAGCAATGATGTCACATTATCATTCAAACTTATAGATAATTTATTATTAGGTAGAATAGATTACAATGAGCATCTGTTTCGAGAAGATGCTATTAAATGTTTGATTAAATCTTATTTAAATGTTCTGGAATGCGTGATTAGCAATTATCACACTAAAATCACCGATATATCTTTTTTAAGCATAGAGGAACAGCACCAGCTATTAGAAGAGTTTAATCATAAAACAAAACAATATCCAATCACGCAAACAATCGATCAATTATTTGACCAGCAAGCCCAAGCAACACCAGATAGAATTGCTGTTGAGGCTGCAAATAGCCAGTTAACTTATCAACAATTAAATGCCAAAGCTAACCAATTAGCTAAATTACTCCAAAATATAGGCATCAAAAAAGGTGAAATTGTTGGCATCCTCAAAGAGCGAGACATTAATTTTTTAATCGGGATACTTGCTATTTATAAAGCTGGTGGAGCATATCTACCAATTGATAGCCAGTATCCACCTGAGAGAATTAAATATATGGTATCTAACAGTGAAGTCAAAATCATTTTGACAGACTCTTCCTGTTTAGATATGTTTATAGACTTAGCAGGAAATAACCTAAATTTAAAATCTCTAGTTTGTTTAGAAAACGCAGAAAATCTTAAAAATTATGCTGAATTAACTGATATCAATATATATAATCAACTGCATTTTCAGCATTTATCTACTGATATTTTCATTACCAGCAATACAGGTACAGATGCAGCTTATATGTTATACACATCTGGTTCTACTGGATTGCCAAAAGGCGCAATAGTCAGACATGACGGGGCTATTAATCACATATATGCTCAGTTCGATGAACTAGAGTTAACAGCAGATTTTGTTTTTTTACAAAGCGCACCCTCTTCTACTGATATTTCTGTCTGGCAATTTTTAGCTCCGCTTTTGATTGGTGGTAAGACAGTTATAGTAGATACTGAATCAGGTTTTATTCCCGAAAAATTGTTTAAAGTTATCCAAGAAAAAAGCATTACTGTGGTGGAATTAGTTCCCGCAGTGTTTGGAGGATTAATAGATTATATTTGCCAACTCCCAGAAGACCAAAGACAGTTACCTGATTTAAAGTGGATGATGGTAGTTGGTGAACCTGTTTCTGTAAAACGAGTTAATCAATGGTTGAGTTTGTATCCCTCCATTAGAATAGCTGATGCTTATGGGCCTACCGAAGCTGCGGACGATATCACTCAATTTATTATTGATCAACCTTTACCAGAAAACCAACGCACTGTTTCTATCGGTCAGCCTTTAACTAATTTAAATATCTATATTATTGACCGAGAAACGCGGTTAGTTCCTATCGGATTTCCCGGTGAGATATGTGTGTCAGGAATTGGTGTAGGAGATGGCTATTGGCAAAATCCAGAGAAAACAAAATTAAGTTTTGTTCCTAATCCTTTTCCCAATGCTACAAAAAAATTACCAGCAGGTAATCCAGATTTAATGTATAAAACTGGAGACTTAGGTAGATGGCTACCTGATGGTAATATCGAGTTTTTGGGACGCATAGATAATCAAGTCAAGATTCGCGGTTTTCGGGTGGAACTGGAAGAAATAGAAGCGATGCTGCGTCAGCATTCTTCTGTACGAGAAACTGTAGTTATCGTGCGAGAAGATAATGGTGATAAACGTTTGGTAGCTTATGTAGTTCCTCAAATCGAATGTTCAGCAGATTTAGTTTCAGAACTACGGCAACTACTCAAACAAAGATTACCACAACACATGATGCCATCAGCCTTCATGTTGTTGGATGATTTACCATTAGCTCCCAGTGGTAAAGTAGACCGTCGCGCCTTACCTGCGCCTGACTTTACGCAACTTCAGAGTGAAAAGACTTTTGTTGCTGCTTCCACTCCCATTCAAGAAATACTGATGGGAATTTGGGCGGAAGTTTTAAGTCTAGAAAAGGTAGGTATTCACGACAACTTCTTTGAATTGGGGGGACATTCCCTATTAGCGACTCGTGTGATTTCTAAAGTGCGCCAGGCGTTTGAGGTAGAATTGCCTCTGCGTCGCTTATTTGAGCAGCCAACAATTGCCGGGTTAGCAACAGTTATTGACAAAATTATTAAGGCAGAAATTGGTTTAGATGCTCCTCCCATTGAGCGGGTTTCTAGAGATGAGGAATTAATCTTATCTTTTGCTCAACAACGGTTGTGGTTCCTGACTCAACTGCAACCAAATAGTCCCTTTAATAATTTATGTGCGGCTTTTCGCTTGCAAGGTGAACTGAATATACAAGCACTACAGCAAAGTTTCTCTGAAATTGTGTGTCGTCATGAAGTTTTACGCACGAATTTTCAGACAGTGGCGGGAAAACCAGTGCAAATAATTGCATCCGAGTCCAATTTTTCTTTGCCAATAGTTGATTTGAGTAATTTAGCGGCTGATTTACAAACAATTCAAATTGAACAACTGACACAAACAGAAGCACAACAGCCTTTTAATCTCCAGACAGACTTGATGCTACGGGCGAAGTTATTACGCCTGGGTGAACAAGAATATTTACTATTATTGACTGTGCATCATATTGCTTCTGATGGTTGGTCAATAGGTGTGTTTGTGCAGGAACTTTCTACACTTTATCAAGCTTTTTGTAGTGGGCAAATTTCTAATTTATCAGCACTACCAATTCAGTATGCAGACTTTGCTGCTTGGCAACGACGCTGGTTAGTAGGGGATGTTTTAGAGTCGCAACTTGCGTACTGGCGACAGCATTTAGAAGGCGCACCTGCACTGCTTGAATTACCTACAGACTATACACGACCTGCTGTGCAAACTTTTCGGGGTGCTTACTGTAATTTTGAAATTTCTGCTGAACAAACTGCTGCATTAAAAAGTTTCAGCCAGGAACAGGGATGCACTTTGTTTATGACGTTGCTGGCAGCTTTTAAAACTTTGCTATATCGCTACACAGGTAATGAAGATATTGTGGTGGGTTCCCCTATCGCTAACCGCAACCGTGCTGAGATAGAAGGATTAATTGGCTTTTTTGTGAATACTTTAGTGTTGAGAACTAAGTTAGCAGGTAATATTACATTTGAGGAATTATTGGGACGAGTGCGTGAGGTTGCTTTAGGGGCTTATTCTCACCAAGATTTACCCTTTGATTTGCTGGTGGAAGAATTACAACCACAGCGTTCTTTGAGTTATGCACCACTATTTCAAGTGATGTTTGTGCTGCAAAATGCACCAATGTCAGAGATAGAATTATCTGGTTTGAATTTGAGTTTGCTAGAAAATGACAACGGTACTGCTAAGTTTGATTTGACGTTGTTCATGGAAGAAACGGCTGCGGGAATTGTCGGGACTTTTGAATACAGCACTGATTTGTTTGAGGCTGATACGATACAGCGAATGGCACAGCATTTGCAAATATTACTAGCAGGAATTGTCAGCGATCCTCAGCAGCAACTTTGGGAATTACCTTTGTTAAGTGAAGCGGAAAAAACGCTGTTGGCAAAATGGAATGATACTCAAGCTGCATATCGCCAAGAGTGCATTCATGAGTTATTTGTAGCGCAAGTAGAACGTACACCGGATGCTGTAGCTGTGGTTTGCGAAGATGTAGAGACGGGATATATCGCGTCTCTAACATACAAAGAGTTAAATCGGCGTGCGAATCAACTGGCGCATTATTTGCAAAAGTTGGGTGTAGGAAAAGAGGTATTGGTGGGAATATGTGTAGAACGTTCCCTAGATATGATAGTTGGGCTGTTGGGGATTCTCAAGGCTGGTGGTGCATATTTACCTTTAGACCCAGCCTACCCACAGCAGCGACTAGCGTTTATGTTGGCGGATGCGGGGGTGTCATTTGTCATTTGTCATGAGTCATTTGTTGATAAATTTGACAAAACGACGGTTGTGTGCATAGATACTGAGTGGGATCAGATTGCTCAGGCTAGTCAAGAAAATCCTGTGAGTGGGACTACAGCCGAGAATTTGGCTTATGTGATATATACTTCTGGTTCTACTGGTAAACCTAAAGGAGTTCTGGGTTTACATCAAGGTGCTGTCAATCGTTTTCATTGGATGTGGAAGACTTATCCGTTTACAGAAGGAGAAGTTTGTTGTCAGAAAACATCCTTAAACTTTGTAGATTCTGTGTGGGAGATTTTTGGGCCGTTACTGCAAGGGGTGAAGACGGTAATTATAGGCGATCGCACTGTCAAAGATCCACAGCAATTTATGGAAACCCTGGCTCAACATCATGTCACCCGACTGGTGCTAGTTCCCTCGTTGTTGCGGGTGCTGTTAGATAGCCGCAATTTACAAGCAAGATTACCAAAATTGAAGTTGTGGGTAACGAGTGGTGAGGCGTTATCAATTGATTTGTTACAGCAGTTTCGTCAGATATTACCGGATAGTACCTTGTTAAATCTTTACGGTTCTTCCGAAGTATCGGCAGACGTTACTTGTTACAGTATAACTCCTCCAGAGCCACTGCCTGAACAAGTGGCGATTGGGAGAGCGATCGCTAATACCCAAATTCATGTATTAGATCAATATCTCCAACCTGTTCCTATTGGCGTAACTGGTGAAGTATATGTCAGTGGTGCAGGCTTGGCTAGAGGTTATATTCATGAACCAGAAATGACCGCAAATAGATTTATCTCGAAGGACGGAATAACGCTTTATAAAACAGGAGATTTAGCACGTTATTTAGCTGATGGTAACTTGGAGTTTTTAGGACGAATTGACAACCAAGTTAAGCTGCGGGGTTTTCGTATAGAACTGGGAGAAATTGCCGCAATATTACGCCAATCTCCTAAAATTCGAGAAGCTGTTGTGGTAGTGAAAGAAGAACAACAGCAGTTAATTGCTTATGTAGTTTCTGAAGAAAAAGAAGTAATTATTAGCGAGTTACAGTGCTTACTAAAAGAGAAGTTACCAGAATATATGCTACCTTCAGTTTTTGTGAGATTGGAAGCTTTACCACTACTACCAAATGGTAAAGTAGACTATCAATCGCTGCCAATTCCAGAAGGTATGCGTCCGCAGTTAGAACAGCAATTACTACTTCCGCAAACTGAGGCGGAAAAAACTATTGCTGATATTTGGCAAGAAGTTTTGCAGCTTGATGAGGTGGGTATACATGATAATTTCTTTGAACTTGGTGGACATTCTTTACTTTTGATTCGAGTTCATAGCAAGCTGCAAGAAGTATTTCAACAGGATTTTGCTTTGGTTGAAATGTTTCAATATCCAACTATTAGCCAGTTAGGTATATTCTTTAGTCAGGAAAAAAGTGCAGAATTATCTGTGGGAATGTCGGTATCTATACAGCGACGTAAGGAAATTAGAAGGAAAGCTCACGCAAAGGCGCAAAGACGCAGAGAGGAGGAATAG